The stretch of DNA CTCCGGGAAATGTTTGTATTTCTCCACCAGGAGGGAGGACAAACACGCTTTTTTTTCTCGTGCCTTCTGGGCAGCTTTGCGCGCTCTCCAGCACAGAACGCGTCCGAGGAGGAAAGAGCgaagctgaaaataaaaatcatcccgGGGCTGGACCCGGCAAGTCCTCTGCAGCATGCATCTCATCGGACCCCCGGGCCGCCTCCCAGAAACGACCACTTACGTGAAGCTGCATGCctttcccagccctgcctggcgaCAGGCTTTGCCTCTCGGGCAGACTGGCGGCTTGTGACCTGGGCTGCAGAGAAAGGACCTCACCGGGACTCTCGTTTCCTGGCTGGAGTTTCTCTTCTCGGTGCGCAGGCAGCACCCACCCAGCGGGCGGGCCCGCGCCGGTGATGCAGCTGGACGCGCGGCAGCCCGGCGAGTGGCAGCCGTGGGGTAAGCATCTGTGCCTCTGCGGGGACTCAGGGGCCGCTAGGCACTAAGGACACTTGTCCTGCCTCCGCCATGTACAACGGGTCGTGCTGCCTCATTGAGGGGGACCCCATCTCCCAGGTGATGCCGCCACTGCTCATTCTGGCCTTCGTGCTGGGCGCCCTGGGCAACGGGCTGGCCCTGTGTGGCTTTTGCTTCCACATGAAGACCTGGAAGCCGAGCACCATCTACCTGTTCAACCTGGCCGTGGCCGATTTCCTCCTCATCGTCTGCCTGCCCTTTCGGACCGACTACTACCGCAGACGGCGGCACTGGGCGTTCGAGGATATTCCCTGCCGGGTGGTGCTGTTCATGATGGCCATGAACAGGGCCGGGAGCATCGTCTTCCTCACGGTGGTGGCTGTGGACAGGTATTTCAAGGTGGTGCACCCCCACCACGTGGTGAACGCCATCTCCAACCGCACGGCGGCCGGCCTCGTCTGCGTCCTGTGGACCGTAGTCATCCTGGGGACTCTGTATCTTTTGATGGAGAGCCACCTGTGCGTGCAGGAGAAGTCCGTGTCTTGTGAGAGCTTCATTATGGAGTCCGCCAATGGCTGGCACGACATCATGTTCCAGCTGGAGTTCTTCTTGCCTCTCGGCATCATCTTGTTTTGCTCCTTCAAGATTGTCTGGAGCCTGAAGCAGAGGCAGCAGCTGGCCAGACAGACTCGGATGAAGAAGGCCATCCGGTTCATCATGGTGGTGGCTGTGGTGTTCGTCACGGGCTACCTGCCCAGCGTGTCGGCCAGGCTGTATTTCCTCTGGACGGTGCCCTCGAGTGCCTGTGACCCCTCCGTCCACCTAGCCCTGCACGTCACCCTCAGTTTCACCTACATGAACAGCATGCTGGACCCCTTGGTGTATTATTTTTCAAGTCCCTCCTTCCCCAAATTCTACACCAAGCTCAAAATCCGCAATTTGAGACCCCGGCAGCCAGGACACCCAAAGACACCACGGCCGGAAGAGATGCCAATTTCAGACCTCTGTCGTAAGAGTTGCATCAGCGTGGCAAATAGTTTCCAAAGCCAGTCTGATGTTCAGTGGGATCTCCAAATGTGTTGAATGGCACTAAGTAAACTGACCAACCACATCTAGAAGGACAGATTGGTGACTTTAGAATGAATTCATGCTAAGGGGTGGGGGGCGTTGGAAACGCCACCAGCCTTTCTGAGCTGTATCTTCATGCTGCTGGAAATGAAATGCACATGACTATACCTTTCTGGAAGGTTCCAGTCGATCAAAGTGAGTTGGTTGAATGTATATGATCTGATTACAAGGGTAAGGCACCCTATGGGCTGCTGGCGGGGGGGGTTAGGAATCGCACAGCCCCTGTCACTTTAAATGGCTGAGTAAGTAGGAACGAGTGTTTAAATGGGTCAAGTTCTCTTTCTGGGGTGTGGGGAGTAGATAATGAACTTAAAGAGCTATCAGCATTTCCTATCCTCTGACCTTAAATCATCACTTGTCTTGCAAAACAGAAACTGGGCTAAgttaatacttttatttcagaCCGAGTGAGGCTCTTTTGACTGGGATGCCTCGGTCCTGATGGTTTCATCTTCACAGGGACCCAGTATACATTTCTTTGTCATTGTTTTGACTTCCCGGCAGCCCAAGAACAATAGCCGAACAGTCGGCCCTGACCTTCTTCAAGCTTCACATTTTTCTGCAAATCTTTGCTTTTCTAAGAAGGTGCTGAGAGGTATGTTTACCTGCCCCGGTTTCTCCAGTGGGATATGCTGAGTCCAGCATAACAGCTTTGGCTGCTTGTTATGTGACTGTGAATTGGaattattcactcatttatccTCCAAGTGTGCACTGCGTTCGTATTTGCTGTCAGGCACGATGCTGGTGTCCTTTCCACCGGGAGGGTCATTAATCAACTCTTGTGCGACAGTAACATTTTTCAGGTGGCAAACAGAGAAGTTGAGGACTTCCCTCCTTTCATGGAATGTAGTTTCTAGACCAGTTCTGTGCAAACATCAGGGTTATTGTCTTATTGCAAGGTTGCCTGCCTTATGCACGAGTTTCCCAGATATGTGCCCTCAAAGCTAGATGACTTTATGAAATGACAGGCTGCCCTGCCCTGAATTTCCAAGTCAACCGACTCCTTTATCTACACTCTCTCAAAATTCCCAGGGTCCTCTCCCTACATTAGGACCCGGCCATCTTCTAGTCTTCGGCCTCAAAACACCCGTGTAGGctgtctctattatttcttttttcagagacaCTGAACAGCCCGGTGACAAAACGTACGGGCTAGAGAGAGTCAGAGGGACCTTAAGtttggatcccagctctgccacttcccagaTGTGGGACCTCTGGGCAGATCTTATGTAACCACTGTTAGCTTCAACCTCCCTCCTCTGTCAAACAGGGGTAACATCAGTGCTGACTGCAGAGGGTCGTTGGGTGGATTCAATGAATGTACAACCCTGAAGTGAAAGGATTCTGTTCACTGTTATATCCCGGGTACGTAGACGACacctgcacatagtaggtacctaataaatatttgttagatgaatgaatgaataagtgcaTGTAAAGCATTATGCCCTGTGCCTGGcagtaaatgctcaatattaTGGCTCactatattaatatgttttacacatacagaaactgaggcacagaagcaATTTCCTTTGGGGGCTCAGAGCCCCCAAGTAGCTGCTCGGTCACCACGCCTGAATCCCCCCTCCTCCCTAGCTCCCTGGGCAGGAGTGAAAGCAAACAGTATAATCAGCACCAAAGAACCATATTTCCTCCCGATAGAAATCTGTGAAAACTCACTTCTGCTTTTAATTCTATTCTTAGTTACAATTCTTTCTTGGGCTGTTCCTTTCTTGCTTCATTGTAATAAAAATGGATTCTGAAAGAAAGTCTGTGTCCTGCGTGTGACTCTAGGTTAGAAGACTCCTAGGACTTTGTCCTCCAAGGGAAAAGGGCTGTGCTACCCAGAAGTACACGGCAGGGAGGTAAACAGAGGCTGTCACTAAAAAATGGcaagaacaaacagaaagaagg from Microcebus murinus isolate Inina chromosome 22, M.murinus_Inina_mat1.0, whole genome shotgun sequence encodes:
- the HCAR1 gene encoding hydroxycarboxylic acid receptor 1 is translated as MYNGSCCLIEGDPISQVMPPLLILAFVLGALGNGLALCGFCFHMKTWKPSTIYLFNLAVADFLLIVCLPFRTDYYRRRRHWAFEDIPCRVVLFMMAMNRAGSIVFLTVVAVDRYFKVVHPHHVVNAISNRTAAGLVCVLWTVVILGTLYLLMESHLCVQEKSVSCESFIMESANGWHDIMFQLEFFLPLGIILFCSFKIVWSLKQRQQLARQTRMKKAIRFIMVVAVVFVTGYLPSVSARLYFLWTVPSSACDPSVHLALHVTLSFTYMNSMLDPLVYYFSSPSFPKFYTKLKIRNLRPRQPGHPKTPRPEEMPISDLCRKSCISVANSFQSQSDVQWDLQMC